The segment TTGATTAATTTTAATTACGGAAATTCCAATAATCAAATACAAATGCTAAACGGGCATTTACTGCATCAGGCGGATTATACCGGAACAGGCAAAATAATTGCGGTTCTGGATTCCGGATTTATAAATGTTAATTCAACGGCGCCTTTCCAAAGGTTATTCGATAATAATCTGATACTCGGAGGTTATAATTTTGTCAGTCAGAATACCAACGTTTATTCGCTACATAATCACGGAACCATGACGCTTTCCTGCATGGGAGGTTATGTTGATGGTGAACTTGTCGGAACAGCGCCGGATGCGCAATATTATTTATTTGTTACCGAAGATATATCACAGGAAAATCCTGTTGAAGAAAGTTATTGGGTTGAAGCAGCAGAAGAAGCAGACAGGCTTGGGGCAGATGTTATTACGACCTCTTTGGGCTATTATAAGTTTGATAATCCAAATTACGGACATAATTATGATGAATTTACAGGTGACACAGCTTTCGCTTCAAAAGGAGCAAATATTGCTTTTAGTAAAGGAATCGTAGTTGTTGCCAGTGCAGGTAATTCAGGGAGTAGTGCGGAACCGTTGAATCATGTTGCCGTTCCGGCGGAAGCACTAAATGTTTTAGCTGTTGGCGCTGTAAAATTCGATGAGACTTATGCGACTTTTAGCTCAGTCGGACCTTCATTTGATGGAAGGATAAAACCAGATGTAATGGCACAAGGACAAGCTTCAGTGGTTGCTAATACGAGTGGGAATATTCAAACTGCGAGCGGAACTTCCTTTTCTTGTCCAATCTTGGCGGGAATGATAGCTAGTTTTTGGGGAGCAGTTCCAAATTTAACCAACCAACAAATAGTAAATTTTGTTAAGCAATCTGCCGATAGATTTGCTAATCCAACAAACCAATTTGGTTATGGAATTCCCGATTTTCAGTTGGCATTAACTAATGCGCTTTCTGTAAATCAAAATGCAACAGGAAGATTTTTGGTGTATCCAAATCCGGTTTCTGATGAACTTTTTATTTCGTTCCCGGCTACTTTTAGTGAAGCTAAAATTAGTTTTTACAATGCGTTAGGTCAAATTGTTCTTGAGAAAAGCATTCAAAAAACGGATGTATCACTTTCATTGGAAAACATCAATTCCGGGATTTACTACTTTAAAATAAATAGCAATTCGTTTGTTCAAACTGGAAAAATCATTAAAAATTAATACTGAACTCAATTCAGCATAAATGAATAAAATCACCCAACTTTTCAATATAAAATACCCAATTGTTCAAGGAGGAATGATTTGGAATAGCGGTTATAAATTGGCCAGTGCCGTTAGCAATTCAGGAGGTTTAGGATTGATTGGTGCAGGTTCGATGTATCCCGATGTTTTGCGTGAGCACATCCAAAAATGCAAAAAGGCAACATCCAAACCTTTTGGTGTTAATGTTCCGATGCTGTATCCAAATATTGAAGAAATCATTCAAATTATTATTGAAGAAGAAGTAAAAATTGTCTTTATGTCGGCAGGAAACCCAAAAACCTGGACAAGTTATTTAAAGGAAAGAGGAATTACGGTAGTGCATGTTGTGAGTAGTTCAAAGTTTGCTTTAAAAGCGCAGGAAGCTGGAGTTGACGCAGTTGTTGCTGAAGGTTTTGAAGCTGGCGGACATAATGGGAGGGAAGAGACTACTACGTTTACTTTAATTCCGATGGTTAAAGAACAAATAAATATTCCGTTAATAGCAGCAGGAGGAATTGCTTCAGGAAGAGGAATGCTTGCCGCAATGGTTCTTGGTGCAGATGGTGTCCAAATGGGTTCGCGATTTGCAGCGTCGTTTGAAAGTTCCTCTCATGATAATTTCAAGAAAACTATTGTTGGGATAAAGGAAGGTGACACCCAATTAACCTTGAAAGAATTAGCTCCGGTGCGATTGATAAAAAATAAATTTTATAACGACATTCAGGATTTGTATTCAAAATGTCCAACACCTGAAGATTTAAAAGCATTATTAGGTAGAGCCAGAGCCAAGAAAGGTATGTTTGAAGGAGATTTAGAAGAGGGTGAATTAGAAATAGGCCAAATAGCAGGATTAATTCACGAAATTAAATCCGTAAAGGATATTATTGATGAGGTAATTCAAGAATTTGAAACCGCCACAAAAGAAATACAAAGCACTACATTTTAATCGTTTTAGCACTACATTTTAAATCGTTTTGTTTCTACAATTAGTTGTTAATAGGTTTGCAATTGCAAGTAAACTTATTAACAATTTTTTATTTTTAAAAGAGAAATCAGAATATTAATAACTCAGATTTTTTTTTTAAATATTTTGTAAAATGTTATTTTTCAATAAGATAAATCAAATTTTTGTAGTTGAGTTATTTAGATTACTGTTGATTAATTTGTTTATAACATTTTAATAAGTCAAATCCTGTTTCTATTATTATGAGTAATATAGTGGAAGTATTTTTTTGCTTAGGAGTATACTGTTGAATATCAGATTAAATCATTTTTACTTTATAAAGAATGTAAAAATTTAAAGATAGCTTAAAAGAGTGTACAGTCAATCAGTAAAGAATTATCTAAAATTGAATTGCTTATGAGAATCACTACTCTTATTAAAAATTATTCTGTCTACGTTTTTTTATTACTATCTCTTTTAGGGTATAATGATTCTGTATATTCTCAATGTCCTACTGTAACAAATCCCACCCAGTCTTTTTGTGATACACAATCTCCAACTGTTGCTAGTCTTGTTGCTACAGATAATGGTGGTGGTATCAGATGGTATGCCAATGCTACAGGAGGAGCTCCTTTGTCAAGCTCTATAAGTTTAACAAATGGTGAGGATTATTTTGCAGATTCTATTATGGGACCTTGTAGTACAAGGCAAAGTGTTGTGGTTACTGTTTATTCAGCGCCGACTGGTGCAAATTTTCAGGGAGTTTGTGTAACTAGTGCTAACTTAGCAACGCCATCCAATCCTCAATTCGTAATATCGGGTAATGGTTTAAAATGGTATACAGTACCAAGTGGAGGAACTGCTTTGTCTCCTACAGCGGTTTTGTCAGATAACACTATTTATTATATTAGTCAAACAAATCCAGATACAGGATGTGAAACTTCAAGGCTTCAATTATTTGTAAATGTTGGAGTTGTTCCAGTTCCAACTGGTAGTGCTGTTCAGGAATTTTGCAGCATCACTTCTCCAACTGTAAATGATTTAGTGGCTTCAGGTAATAATAATTGGTATTTGACATCAGCATTTGGAATTCCTTTGGATTTATCAACTCCACTTGTAAATGGGCAACATTATTATGCTACTACAGTTGATCCGCCATGTGAAAGTAGTGATCGGTTCGATGTTTTAGTTAATATTTATGAACCAAATGATGCTGGTAATAATGGCAACAGAGGAATATGTATAGATCAGGTTTCTTCGACAGCACCATTTGATTTATTTAATTTATTGGGAGGAACACCTGATAATACAGGCGTTTGGACAGGTCCAATTACTACAACCAATGGTTCTCAAGGTACCCTTGATGTATCAACAATGACTTTGGCAGGAAGTCCTTATGTATTTACCTATACAGTTTCTTCGGCTTTATGTGCAACGGATACTTCAACAGTAACGATAACTATAAATCCACAGCCAACAGTTGTTGTAACCAGTCCACCGGTTTGTGCAGGAACATCAGCGACAGTAACAGCCACGCCAACACCTGCAGGAACCTATACTTATACCTGGACCGTTCCATCGGGAGCAACCAACCCAGGAAACGTAGCAACATTCACCACAACCACCGCAGGCGTTTATAGTGTTGTCATAACAGATACCACAACGACTTGTCCGAGTTTACCGGGACAAACCACAGTTGTTATCAATCCGGTACCAACAGTAGCTGTAACCAGCCCACCGGTTTGTGCAGGAACACCGGCAACAGTAACGGCAACACCAACACCGGCGGGAACCTATACTTATACCTGGACCGTTCCATCGGGAGCAACCAACCCAGGAAACGTAGCCACATTTACTACGACCACCTCAGGCGTTTATAGTGTTGTCATAACAGATACTACAACGACTTGTCCGAGTTTACCGGGACAAACCACAGTTGTTATCAACCCAACACCGACAGTTGCTGTAACCAGCCCACCAGTTTGTGCAGGAACATCAGCGACAGTAACGGCAACACCAACACCGGCTGGAACCTATACTTATACCTGGACCGTTCCATCGGGAGCAACCAACCCAGGAAACGTAGCAACATTCACTACAACCACCGCGGGTGTTTATAGTGTTGTCATAACAAATACCACAACGACTTGTCCGAGTTTACCGGGACAAACCACTGTTGTTATCAATCCGGTACCAACAGTTGCAGTAACCAGCCCACCGGTTTGTGCGGGAACACCAGCGACAGTAACGGCAACACCAACACCGGCTGGAAGCTATACTTATACCTGGACCGTTCCATCGGGAGCAACCAACCCAGGAAACGTAGCAACATTCACTACAACCACCGCAGGTGTTTATAGTGTTGTCATAACAGATACCACAACGACTTGTCCGAGTTTACCTGGACAAACCACTGTTGTTATCAATCCGGTACCAACAGTTGCAGTAACCAGCCCACCGGTTTGTGCGGGAACACCAGCGACAGTAACGGCAACACCAACCCCTGTAGGAACGTATACGTACACCTGGACCGTTCCATCGGGAGCCACCAATCCAGGAAACGTAGCAACATTCACTACAACCACCGCAGGTGTTTATAGTGTTGTCATAACAAATACCACAACGACTTGTCCGAGTTTACCGGGACAAACTACAGTTGTTATCAACCCAACACCAACAGTTGCTGTAACCAGCCCACCGGTTTGTGCAGGCACACCGGCAACAGTAACAGCCACGCCAACTCCGGCAGGAACCTATACTTACACCTGGACCGTTCCATCGGGAGCAACCAACCCAGGAAACGTAGCCACATTTACTACGACCACCGCAGGCGTTTATAGTGTTGTCATAACAGATACCACAACGACTTGTCCGAGTTTACCGGGACAAACCACAGTTGTTATCAATCCGGTACCAACAGTAGCTGTAAGCAGCCCACCGGTTTGTGCAGGAACACCGGCTACGGTAACAGCCACGCCAACCCCTGCAGGAACGTATACGTACACCTGGACCGTTCCATCGGGAGCAACCAACCCAGGAAACGTAGCCACATTTACTACGACCACCGCAGGCGTTTATAGTGTTGTCATAACAGATACCACAACGACTTGTCCGAGTTTACCGGGTCAAACCACGGTTGTCATAAATCCGGTACCAACAGTTGCTGTAAGCAGCCCACCGGTTTGTGCGGGAACACCAGCGACAGTAACGGCAACACCAACCCCTGCAGGAACCTATACGTACACCTGGACCGTTCCATCGGGAGCAACCAACCCAGGAAACGTAGCCACATTTACTACGACCACCGCAGGCGTTTATAGTGTTGTCATAACAGATACTACAACGACTTGTCCGAGTTTACCGGGACAAACCACTGTTGTTATCAATCCGGTACCAACAGTTGCAGTAACCAGCCCACCGGTTTGTGCGGGAACACCAGCGACAGTAACGGCAACACCAACACCGGCTGGAAGCTATACTTATACCTGGACCGTTCCATCGGGAGCAACCAACCCAGGAAACGTAGCAACATTCACTACAACCACCGCGGGTGTTTATAGTGTTGTCATAACAGATACCACAACGACTTGTCCGAGTTTACCTGGACAAACCACTGTTGTTATCAATCCGGTACCAACAGTTGCAGTAACCAGCCCACCGGTTTGTGCGGGAACACCAGCGACAGTAACGGCAACACCAACACCGGCTGGAAGCTATACTTATACCTGGACCGTTCCATCGGGAGCAACCAACCCAGGAAACGTAGCAACATTCACCACAACCATCGCAGGCGTTTATAGTGTTGTCATAACAGATACCACAACGACTTGTCCGAGTTTACCTGGACAAACCACTGTTGTTATCAATCCGGTACCAACAGTTGCAGTAACCAGCCCACCGGTTTGTGCGGGAACACCAGCGACAGTAACGGCAACACCAACCCCTGCAGGAACCTATACGTACACCTGGACCGTTCCATCGGGAGCAACCAACCCAGGAAACGTAGCCACATTTACTACGACCACCGCAGGCGTTTATAGTGTTGTCATAACAGATACTACAACGACTTGTCCGAGTTTACCGGGACAAACCACTGTTGTTATCAATCCGGTACCAACAGTTGCAGTAACCAGCCCACCGGTTTGTGCGGGAACACCAGCGACAGTAACGGCAACACCAACACCGGCTGGAAGCTATACTTATACCTGGACCGTTCCATCGGGAGCAACCAACCCAGGAAACGTAGCAACATTCACTACAACCACCGCGGGTGTTTATAGTGTTGTCATAACAGATACCACAACGACTTGTCCGAGTTTACCTGGACAAACCACTGTTGTTATCAATCCGGTACCAACAGTTGCAGTAACCAGCCCACCGGTTTGTGCGGGAACACCAGCGACAGTAACGGCAACACCAACACCGGCTGGAAGCTATACTTATACCTGGACCGTTCCATCGGGAGCAACCAACCCAGGAAACGTAGCAACATTCACCACAACCACCGCAGGCGTTTATAGTGTTGTCATAACAGATACCACAACGACTTGTCCGAGTTTACCGGGACAAACCACAGTTGTTATCAATCCGGTACCAACAGTTGCAGTAACCAGCCCACCGGTTTGTGCGGGAACACCAGCGAC is part of the Flavobacterium sangjuense genome and harbors:
- a CDS encoding S8 family serine peptidase; its protein translation is MNKLFFIVLFLLSFHGYSQEDAWVYFNDKPNAAVQLNTPLNFLTQRALDRRTNQGIALSENDVPIHQPYIDGITAANGITVKAKSKWFNCLHVRGSVNDISALTLLPYVNRVRFADASLNSKRPTPRTINSVNKQLDVLINFNYGNSNNQIQMLNGHLLHQADYTGTGKIIAVLDSGFINVNSTAPFQRLFDNNLILGGYNFVSQNTNVYSLHNHGTMTLSCMGGYVDGELVGTAPDAQYYLFVTEDISQENPVEESYWVEAAEEADRLGADVITTSLGYYKFDNPNYGHNYDEFTGDTAFASKGANIAFSKGIVVVASAGNSGSSAEPLNHVAVPAEALNVLAVGAVKFDETYATFSSVGPSFDGRIKPDVMAQGQASVVANTSGNIQTASGTSFSCPILAGMIASFWGAVPNLTNQQIVNFVKQSADRFANPTNQFGYGIPDFQLALTNALSVNQNATGRFLVYPNPVSDELFISFPATFSEAKISFYNALGQIVLEKSIQKTDVSLSLENINSGIYYFKINSNSFVQTGKIIKN
- a CDS encoding NAD(P)H-dependent flavin oxidoreductase; its protein translation is MNKITQLFNIKYPIVQGGMIWNSGYKLASAVSNSGGLGLIGAGSMYPDVLREHIQKCKKATSKPFGVNVPMLYPNIEEIIQIIIEEEVKIVFMSAGNPKTWTSYLKERGITVVHVVSSSKFALKAQEAGVDAVVAEGFEAGGHNGREETTTFTLIPMVKEQINIPLIAAGGIASGRGMLAAMVLGADGVQMGSRFAASFESSSHDNFKKTIVGIKEGDTQLTLKELAPVRLIKNKFYNDIQDLYSKCPTPEDLKALLGRARAKKGMFEGDLEEGELEIGQIAGLIHEIKSVKDIIDEVIQEFETATKEIQSTTF